One window of Alteromonas sp. LMIT006 genomic DNA carries:
- a CDS encoding glyceraldehyde-3-phosphate dehydrogenase, whose translation MNQAVELELQKSWQERQEYAEKMMPIIGKLYRNKAIEITVYGRSLLNASAIDVIKAHRTVRRHEGQKLRLRESFPILDAINEMQIAPACIDIGKLAYDFHYGAGKESTDLVGFIKDQLAPVVDKEDNQAPQDVVLYGFGRIGRLLARLLIERQGENNKLRLRAIVVRGGKDGDLEKRASLLRRDSVHGPFNGSITVDNERKAILANGSYIQVIYANSPETVDYTQYGIDNALIIDNTGIWRDRDGLGLHLQAKGAAKALLTAPGKGDIKNIVYGVNHQDVTADDKIVSAASCTTNAITPVLKVLDEEYGIKNGHVETVHAFTNDQNLIDNYHKAERRGRSAPLNMVITETGAAKAVSKAYPKLEGKLTGNAIRVPTPNVSMAILNLNLEKEAGSKEAINDFLQNAALFSELQNQIDFTSSTEIVSSDLVGARAASIVDSAATIVSGDRATLYVWYDNEFGYSCQVMRVAQDMAGIFAPSLPAQ comes from the coding sequence ATGAATCAAGCAGTCGAATTGGAACTTCAGAAAAGTTGGCAGGAGCGTCAGGAATACGCTGAAAAAATGATGCCAATTATTGGTAAACTGTATCGCAACAAAGCGATTGAAATCACCGTTTACGGTCGCTCGTTATTAAACGCCAGCGCTATCGATGTCATCAAAGCACATCGCACGGTTCGACGTCATGAAGGCCAAAAACTTCGCTTACGCGAATCTTTTCCTATTCTTGATGCCATCAACGAGATGCAAATTGCACCAGCGTGCATTGATATTGGCAAATTGGCGTATGATTTTCATTATGGCGCAGGTAAAGAATCTACAGACCTAGTCGGATTTATCAAAGACCAACTTGCTCCAGTGGTTGATAAAGAAGATAACCAAGCACCACAAGACGTCGTATTATACGGCTTTGGACGTATTGGTCGTTTATTGGCGCGGTTGTTAATTGAACGTCAAGGTGAAAATAACAAATTGCGTTTACGAGCGATTGTCGTGCGTGGCGGTAAAGATGGCGATTTAGAAAAACGCGCCTCATTGTTGCGTCGCGATTCAGTACATGGTCCATTCAATGGTTCAATCACTGTAGACAACGAACGCAAAGCTATTTTAGCCAATGGCTCTTACATTCAAGTGATTTATGCAAACTCACCAGAAACGGTCGATTACACACAATACGGTATCGATAATGCTTTAATCATTGACAACACCGGTATTTGGCGTGACCGCGATGGCCTTGGCTTACACCTTCAAGCGAAAGGTGCAGCGAAAGCGCTATTAACCGCACCGGGCAAAGGCGATATCAAAAACATCGTGTATGGTGTGAACCATCAAGACGTCACTGCGGATGATAAAATTGTTTCTGCGGCATCTTGTACTACCAATGCGATTACACCCGTACTAAAAGTACTTGATGAAGAATACGGCATCAAAAACGGCCATGTCGAAACTGTGCATGCATTCACCAATGACCAAAACTTAATTGATAACTATCACAAAGCTGAGCGTCGTGGTCGCAGTGCGCCACTGAATATGGTTATCACTGAAACCGGTGCTGCGAAAGCCGTATCAAAAGCCTATCCTAAGCTTGAAGGTAAATTGACGGGTAACGCGATCCGTGTACCAACACCGAATGTATCAATGGCTATTTTGAATTTGAATCTTGAAAAAGAAGCCGGTTCTAAAGAAGCCATTAATGACTTTTTGCAAAATGCGGCCTTGTTCTCTGAGTTACAAAATCAAATTGATTTCACTTCATCGACAGAGATTGTATCTAGTGACTTAGTGGGTGCGCGTGCAGCGTCAATTGTCGACAGTGCTGCGACGATTGTGTCGGGTGACCGTGCAACATTATATGTTTGGTATGATAACGAGTTTGGTTATAGCTGTCAGGTTATGCGTGTGGCGCAAGATATGGCGGGTATATTTGCGCCGAGTCTACCAGCTCAATAA
- the msrB gene encoding peptide-methionine (R)-S-oxide reductase MsrB has translation MSKSFSTAHLSPAALYVTQEKGTERPFTGEYNAHFATGMYHCVVCDAPLFSSEHKFESGCGWPSFFDQDTTQNVKFAPDHSHGMIRTEILCKHCDAHLGHVFNDGPAPTGERYCVNSVSLQFHSGE, from the coding sequence ATGTCCAAATCATTTAGTACCGCTCACCTCAGTCCTGCAGCACTATACGTGACACAAGAAAAAGGCACTGAACGTCCTTTTACTGGCGAGTATAACGCGCATTTTGCAACTGGGATGTATCACTGTGTTGTCTGTGATGCGCCACTGTTTAGCTCTGAGCATAAATTCGAATCTGGCTGTGGCTGGCCGAGTTTTTTTGATCAAGATACAACACAAAATGTAAAGTTTGCCCCCGATCATTCACATGGCATGATACGCACCGAAATTTTGTGTAAACACTGTGATGCGCATTTGGGACATGTTTTTAACGATGGCCCTGCACCGACTGGTGAGAGGTATTGCGTAAATAGTGTCTCTTTGCAGTTTCACTCGGGTGAATAA
- the glgX gene encoding glycogen debranching protein GlgX: MITANLRASYGVTLTQNSLEFVLYGPELKDAELVLFHADTQEELARFPAEKRVGKDWYWSINTGYSDLVYLYHVTMQDGGACFISDPYAKQLSHAWYWDREQYNKNPSLWFPKGKIPSQHRSSKLVRVAPLEKAILPHHRVVYEAHVKSMTMQHPDVPVEHRGTYLGLCHTAVIEHLHHMGITTIQLMPLMAFMPEPFIVEKGLTNYWGYNTASFFAPEPRYAYRDAHLELQTCVDKLHKAGFEVILDVVFNHTAEGGPDGPILHHRATQPSTAYTFLPESREYANYSGCGNTINLAHQYNLQMILDAARHWVTEYGFDGFRYDLATNMGRQPHAFSLKSGFFKALQQDPILRDKIHIAEPWDIGDYGYQLGNFPVSFAEINDQFRDITRSFWRGDNNKMADFATCMFGSRDIFHKGVRASYTSVNGVTFHDGFTLQDVVSYQDKHNEANLEDNRDGHNHNASCNYGIEGPTDDVVINHVRERQKRNLFASMIFAQGTPLVLHGDELSRTQLGNNNAYCQDNELNYCDWDLNRQQADFLAFCQYCIALKQSSQILTNAQLADDAFFDQCNVDAVHWYKVDGSPKADSDWHDPMNKGFAVELIGNRDNQEHWLICVNADKVDHNMVLPTVKQNHRWQVVLDTRMTDFRPAGAYIAKPQFVISNRSFVIFKQDDSKREA; the protein is encoded by the coding sequence ATGATTACGGCCAATCTGCGTGCTTCGTACGGAGTCACACTGACTCAAAACAGTCTTGAGTTCGTCTTGTATGGGCCTGAACTCAAGGACGCAGAATTGGTTTTATTTCATGCCGATACGCAAGAAGAATTGGCTCGCTTTCCTGCAGAAAAGCGCGTAGGTAAAGATTGGTATTGGTCGATTAATACAGGCTATTCTGATTTGGTTTATTTGTATCATGTTACGATGCAAGATGGTGGAGCGTGCTTCATCAGTGATCCATACGCCAAACAACTGTCTCATGCTTGGTACTGGGATCGTGAGCAATACAATAAAAATCCTTCATTGTGGTTTCCAAAAGGCAAAATCCCATCGCAACATCGCTCCTCAAAATTGGTTCGGGTTGCACCATTAGAAAAAGCGATTTTGCCCCATCATCGCGTCGTATATGAAGCGCATGTCAAAAGTATGACCATGCAACACCCAGACGTGCCAGTTGAGCATCGCGGGACTTATTTAGGCTTGTGCCATACTGCTGTGATCGAGCATTTGCACCACATGGGCATCACCACGATTCAGTTGATGCCCTTGATGGCGTTTATGCCAGAGCCTTTCATTGTCGAAAAGGGCCTCACGAATTATTGGGGCTATAATACGGCCAGCTTTTTTGCACCGGAGCCTCGTTATGCCTACCGTGATGCGCATTTAGAATTACAAACTTGTGTGGATAAGCTGCACAAAGCCGGTTTTGAAGTGATTTTGGATGTGGTGTTTAACCATACTGCCGAAGGTGGTCCTGATGGACCGATATTACATCATCGTGCGACCCAACCAAGTACGGCATATACCTTTTTACCTGAATCAAGAGAATATGCGAATTATTCAGGATGTGGTAATACCATTAACCTTGCGCACCAGTACAATCTCCAAATGATATTAGATGCAGCAAGACATTGGGTTACAGAATATGGATTTGATGGCTTTCGCTATGACTTGGCAACGAATATGGGGCGTCAGCCACACGCGTTCTCATTAAAGTCAGGTTTTTTTAAAGCCTTGCAACAAGACCCAATTTTGCGTGACAAAATTCACATAGCCGAGCCGTGGGACATTGGTGATTATGGTTATCAGTTGGGGAATTTTCCGGTGTCCTTTGCTGAAATCAACGATCAATTTCGCGATATCACCCGCAGTTTTTGGCGCGGTGATAATAACAAAATGGCGGACTTTGCGACGTGCATGTTTGGTTCGCGAGATATTTTCCACAAAGGCGTTCGCGCCTCTTACACATCGGTCAATGGCGTGACGTTTCACGATGGCTTCACCTTACAAGATGTCGTGAGCTACCAAGACAAACACAATGAGGCGAATCTTGAGGATAATCGCGATGGTCATAATCACAATGCGAGTTGCAATTATGGCATTGAAGGACCAACCGATGATGTGGTGATCAACCACGTCCGAGAACGGCAAAAGCGCAATTTGTTTGCGTCGATGATCTTTGCTCAGGGCACGCCATTGGTCTTGCATGGCGATGAATTAAGTCGTACTCAACTCGGTAATAATAATGCGTATTGCCAAGATAATGAGCTCAACTATTGTGATTGGGATCTCAATCGGCAGCAGGCGGATTTTTTAGCTTTTTGTCAGTACTGTATCGCGTTAAAACAATCCAGTCAGATCCTCACCAATGCTCAATTAGCAGATGATGCATTTTTTGACCAGTGCAATGTGGATGCCGTCCATTGGTACAAAGTTGATGGCAGTCCCAAAGCCGATTCCGATTGGCATGATCCAATGAACAAAGGCTTTGCCGTAGAGTTAATTGGTAATCGTGATAATCAAGAGCACTGGCTGATTTGTGTCAATGCCGACAAGGTCGATCACAATATGGTGTTGCCTACCGTTAAGCAGAACCATCGTTGGCAGGTAGTGCTCGATACGCGTATGACGGACTTTAGACCTGCAGGAGCTTACATAGCGAAGCCACAATTTGTGATCTCAAATCGTTCGTTTGTTATATTTAAACAAGACGATAGTAAAAGAGAAGCATAA
- the glgB gene encoding 1,4-alpha-glucan branching protein GlgB, which yields MTDYHHLVQGRASFPFNDLGVFRNELGDFCRVYIPGAIAVNVVDVQGAQVVELTAAGDGVFCNVIASQIPKQYRLKVQTVDTEYTIVDPYAYKNEAYHAVHFVDHAPQNVYRQLGAQAITLHGSDDTSLEAVRFAVFAPNASAVSVIGEFNHWNDTAHPMQKTDMGYWVLVIPSAHIGQKYKFALRNAQGERLPHKADPVGFYHDQYPSHASVIFDHSSYVWNDSEWRNRQNSDPYSHPISIYEVQLASWRRPVDGRRYLSYRELAQDLVSYVKDMGYTHIECMPISEYPFDGSWGYQPVGLFAPTSRFGTPDDFKYFVDTCHQAGIGVIIDWVPAHFPEDDHGLAKFDGSCVYEYEDPRKGWHPDWNSCIYDFGKDEVRQFLVANALYWCEHFHIDGLRVDAVASMLYLDYSRNDGEWIPNVDGGNHNYEAISLLQWMNRAVYEQFPNVMTIAEESTSFAKVSRPVDMGGLGFGFKWNMGWMHDSLEYISRDPAHRKYHHNEITFSMVYAFDENFVLPISHDEVVYGKGSLLNKMPGDDWQQRANLRTYASFMFTHPGKKLNFMGCELGQYREWDHDGQLDWYLLDEPKHSQIQQLYRDLNHLYRNNPALHEQCHTGKGFRWLSHNDEERSIVCFSRHADSGQIAVVLCNFTPIPHNEYVLDHVSDGEYQVVFNSDAAIYGGSDYFVPQTTTVANGHLMLALPPLACVVLVQQ from the coding sequence ATGACTGATTATCATCATTTAGTACAAGGACGTGCGAGTTTTCCCTTCAATGATTTGGGGGTATTTCGCAACGAGTTAGGGGACTTTTGTCGAGTTTACATACCTGGCGCAATCGCAGTGAATGTTGTGGATGTTCAAGGGGCACAGGTGGTTGAACTGACAGCTGCCGGGGATGGAGTTTTTTGTAATGTCATTGCCAGTCAAATCCCAAAACAGTACCGCCTGAAGGTGCAAACTGTCGACACCGAATACACCATTGTCGACCCTTATGCGTATAAAAATGAAGCTTATCATGCGGTGCATTTTGTCGATCACGCGCCGCAAAATGTCTATCGTCAGCTTGGGGCACAGGCCATTACGTTACATGGTTCAGATGATACGTCTTTAGAGGCGGTTCGTTTTGCGGTTTTTGCACCTAATGCATCAGCGGTGTCAGTGATTGGTGAATTTAACCACTGGAATGATACGGCGCATCCCATGCAAAAAACCGATATGGGCTATTGGGTTTTGGTCATTCCGTCAGCGCACATTGGACAAAAATACAAGTTTGCCTTGCGTAATGCACAAGGTGAGCGTTTACCTCATAAAGCCGATCCAGTGGGCTTTTACCATGATCAATATCCATCGCATGCTTCGGTGATTTTTGACCATTCCTCTTACGTTTGGAATGACAGTGAATGGCGCAATAGACAAAATTCCGATCCGTATTCACATCCCATCAGCATCTATGAAGTGCAACTTGCTTCGTGGCGTAGACCGGTTGATGGACGTCGCTATTTATCCTATCGTGAGCTTGCTCAAGACTTGGTCTCATACGTTAAAGACATGGGCTATACGCACATCGAGTGTATGCCGATTTCTGAATACCCATTTGATGGCTCCTGGGGCTATCAACCCGTTGGTTTATTTGCACCAACTAGCCGTTTTGGAACGCCTGATGATTTCAAATATTTTGTTGATACCTGCCATCAAGCCGGCATTGGGGTGATTATTGATTGGGTACCGGCGCATTTTCCAGAGGATGATCATGGTTTAGCTAAGTTCGATGGGTCGTGTGTTTATGAATACGAAGACCCACGAAAAGGCTGGCATCCAGATTGGAACTCATGCATTTATGACTTTGGTAAAGATGAAGTGCGTCAATTTTTGGTGGCGAATGCTTTATATTGGTGTGAGCATTTTCACATCGATGGATTGCGTGTGGATGCGGTGGCATCTATGTTGTATCTGGACTACTCGCGCAACGATGGCGAGTGGATCCCAAATGTCGATGGTGGTAATCACAACTATGAAGCCATCAGCTTATTACAGTGGATGAATCGAGCTGTTTATGAGCAGTTTCCAAATGTCATGACCATTGCTGAAGAATCCACCTCGTTCGCTAAGGTGTCTCGTCCTGTCGATATGGGCGGACTCGGCTTTGGCTTCAAATGGAATATGGGTTGGATGCACGATTCATTAGAATACATCAGTCGTGATCCAGCACATCGTAAGTATCACCACAATGAAATCACATTCTCGATGGTGTACGCGTTTGACGAAAATTTCGTCTTGCCCATATCACACGATGAGGTGGTGTACGGCAAAGGCTCACTGCTTAACAAAATGCCTGGCGATGATTGGCAACAGCGAGCGAACTTGAGAACTTATGCAAGTTTCATGTTTACCCATCCGGGCAAAAAACTCAATTTTATGGGCTGTGAATTGGGGCAATATCGGGAGTGGGATCACGATGGTCAGCTCGATTGGTATTTGCTAGATGAGCCAAAGCATTCACAGATTCAACAGTTGTATCGCGATTTGAATCACTTATATCGAAACAACCCTGCACTACATGAGCAATGTCATACTGGAAAGGGGTTTCGGTGGTTATCACACAATGATGAGGAACGCTCCATTGTGTGTTTTAGTCGCCATGCAGATTCTGGCCAAATTGCCGTTGTGCTCTGTAATTTTACGCCCATCCCACACAATGAGTACGTTTTAGATCATGTTTCTGACGGGGAATATCAAGTGGTGTTTAATTCGGATGCAGCTATTTATGGTGGGAGTGATTATTTTGTGCCTCAAACTACAACCGTTGCTAATGGTCATTTGATGCTAGCATTACCACCATTAGCCTGTGTGGTGTTAGTACAACAATGA
- the malQ gene encoding 4-alpha-glucanotransferase yields the protein MSQTPIDALVKMRGIETQFIDAYGKPTSVAAGTKEKILGVMGYDIEKEDHLVQQINEQVSDAWMTPLDPVKVLRHSSEKLIALRLPISLVNTPLSLKVITETGADLLQNLIATEHTLINAADIEDSEYQEFAIDLEFEVPDGYHTLQLMHDTQVLAEARLIMAPDACYTPAKIAQGHKVWGLSVQLYCVRSERNWGMGDFTDLQALLRNAAQQGADFIGLNPIHALYPNEPDSCSPYSPSSRKWLNHLYIDVTAVPEYQSPVIQAMVSDGQFQAKLQHTRAVEYVDYKAVAELKMPVLNALYQEYIKGDTRELDAFITQGGESLAALATYDALQEYLRQAGKDSWGWPVFPEEYQTYQNDAVAEFAQSHAERVRFYGYLQYLAAQQFAAASAVASELNLTIGIYRDLAVGVSEGSAEIWAAKDLYVTQASIGAPPDILGPLGQNWGLPPMDPEVLYQQGYQPIIDLFSANMANSGALRIDHAMALLRLWWVVKGDSADKGGYVYYPVDDLLGILALESHRHQTLIIGEDLGTVPEEIRDKLASNGVYSYRVFFFEQAEDGGFYSPAHYPVQSMATLTIHDFPTLIGYWHCNDLELGKELGLYPTEEILQPLYASRHENKQQILNTLHGHGSIPNEVGHDVNYVGMTQALNYGMQVHMAKGSSALLSLQLEDWLQMDKPVNIPGTFNEYPNWRRKLSQNLEDIFSNRDILDLSARISQARIDASQT from the coding sequence ATGTCGCAAACACCCATTGATGCGCTCGTCAAAATGCGAGGCATTGAAACGCAATTTATTGATGCGTATGGCAAACCCACATCGGTTGCCGCAGGAACTAAGGAAAAGATCTTAGGTGTCATGGGGTATGATATCGAGAAAGAAGATCACTTAGTTCAACAAATCAATGAGCAAGTTTCAGATGCATGGATGACGCCACTTGATCCGGTCAAAGTGTTGCGTCATTCCTCCGAAAAATTGATTGCACTGCGTTTACCTATTTCTTTGGTGAATACGCCATTATCACTGAAAGTCATTACTGAAACGGGCGCTGATCTTTTACAAAATCTTATTGCGACGGAGCATACCTTGATCAACGCTGCGGATATTGAAGATTCCGAATACCAAGAATTTGCAATCGATTTAGAGTTTGAAGTACCAGACGGCTATCATACACTTCAACTCATGCATGATACGCAAGTATTGGCAGAGGCGCGTTTAATCATGGCACCGGATGCGTGCTATACCCCAGCAAAAATAGCTCAAGGCCATAAAGTTTGGGGGTTGAGTGTTCAATTGTACTGTGTGCGCAGCGAACGCAACTGGGGCATGGGTGATTTTACTGACCTACAGGCTTTACTGCGCAATGCTGCGCAGCAGGGAGCAGATTTTATTGGGTTAAATCCGATTCATGCGCTCTATCCAAATGAACCTGACTCATGTTCGCCATATAGCCCATCATCGCGAAAGTGGCTCAATCATTTGTACATTGATGTTACTGCGGTCCCTGAGTATCAATCTCCCGTAATTCAAGCCATGGTCAGCGATGGGCAATTTCAGGCAAAATTACAACATACCCGAGCAGTTGAATATGTTGATTACAAGGCGGTCGCCGAGCTAAAAATGCCCGTGCTCAATGCCTTGTACCAAGAATATATTAAAGGGGATACCAGAGAACTGGATGCGTTTATTACACAAGGCGGAGAAAGTCTTGCAGCCCTAGCTACGTATGATGCACTACAAGAATATTTACGCCAAGCGGGCAAGGACAGTTGGGGATGGCCAGTTTTCCCTGAAGAGTATCAAACTTATCAAAATGACGCTGTGGCAGAGTTTGCTCAATCACATGCCGAACGCGTGCGTTTTTATGGTTATTTACAATACCTAGCGGCTCAACAATTCGCAGCTGCCAGTGCAGTTGCTTCAGAATTAAACCTCACCATAGGTATCTATCGCGATTTGGCTGTTGGTGTAAGTGAGGGCAGTGCTGAAATTTGGGCTGCCAAAGACTTGTATGTGACGCAAGCAAGTATCGGTGCGCCACCTGATATCCTTGGCCCATTGGGTCAGAATTGGGGCTTGCCACCGATGGATCCTGAAGTGCTTTATCAACAGGGCTATCAACCTATCATCGATTTGTTCTCTGCCAATATGGCCAATTCAGGTGCGTTGCGCATTGACCATGCCATGGCGCTACTGAGGTTGTGGTGGGTTGTCAAAGGTGACTCCGCAGACAAAGGTGGATATGTCTATTATCCAGTGGATGATCTGCTTGGCATTTTGGCACTTGAATCACACCGCCATCAAACGCTTATTATTGGCGAAGACTTGGGGACAGTGCCAGAGGAAATACGAGATAAATTAGCGTCTAATGGCGTGTATTCTTATCGTGTCTTTTTCTTCGAACAAGCAGAAGATGGAGGGTTTTATTCTCCCGCACATTATCCTGTGCAATCCATGGCGACCTTGACCATTCATGACTTCCCAACCTTGATTGGTTATTGGCATTGCAATGATTTGGAATTGGGTAAAGAACTTGGTTTATATCCAACAGAAGAGATTTTGCAGCCTTTGTACGCATCGCGTCATGAGAATAAGCAGCAAATTTTAAATACCCTGCATGGCCATGGCTCAATACCTAATGAAGTAGGGCACGATGTCAATTATGTCGGCATGACCCAAGCTTTGAATTACGGAATGCAGGTGCATATGGCCAAGGGCAGTTCAGCATTATTATCGTTACAATTGGAAGATTGGTTGCAAATGGACAAGCCAGTCAATATCCCTGGCACTTTTAACGAATATCCAAATTGGCGTCGTAAGTTGTCGCAGAACTTGGAAGATATTTTTAGTAATCGTGATATATTGGATTTGTCTGCGCGTATTTCTCAAGCGCGCATCGACGCCAGTCAAACATAA
- the gap gene encoding type I glyceraldehyde-3-phosphate dehydrogenase has protein sequence MTIKVGINGFGRIGRLVMRAAVERDNIEVVGINDLLDLDYIAYMFKYDSTHGRFDGNVEVTDGGLLVNGRFVRVTNKTNPTELAWDEIGVDVVVEATGIFLTADKAQAHLEAGAKKVVMSAPSKDDTPMFVMGVNHESYAGETIVSNASCTTNCLAPLAKVINDNFGIKDGLMTTVHATTATQKTVDGPSAKDWRGGRGAGQNIIPSSTGAAKAVGKVIPALNGKLTGMAFRVPTPDVSVVDLTVNLERPASYEQICATIKEAAEGPLKGILDYTEDAVVSNDFIGDKHTSIFDASAGIALTDTFVKLVAWYDNEVGYSNKVLDLVAHIQK, from the coding sequence ATGACAATTAAAGTAGGTATCAATGGTTTTGGCCGTATCGGTCGCTTGGTTATGCGCGCAGCGGTTGAACGTGACAATATCGAAGTAGTAGGTATTAATGACCTATTAGATCTGGACTATATCGCCTACATGTTCAAATACGATTCTACTCATGGTCGTTTTGACGGCAATGTTGAAGTCACTGACGGTGGTTTATTGGTGAACGGTCGATTCGTTCGTGTGACGAACAAAACCAATCCTACTGAGTTAGCTTGGGATGAAATTGGCGTAGATGTTGTAGTCGAAGCAACTGGTATATTCTTAACCGCTGACAAAGCTCAAGCCCACTTAGAAGCGGGTGCCAAAAAAGTCGTCATGTCAGCCCCATCAAAAGACGATACACCGATGTTCGTGATGGGGGTCAATCACGAGAGTTATGCAGGCGAAACCATTGTATCAAACGCATCATGTACAACTAACTGTCTTGCACCTCTTGCTAAGGTCATCAACGACAATTTCGGTATTAAAGACGGTTTGATGACCACTGTGCATGCAACAACGGCTACACAAAAAACAGTTGATGGACCATCTGCCAAAGATTGGCGTGGTGGTCGTGGTGCCGGTCAGAATATCATCCCATCATCTACTGGCGCGGCCAAAGCTGTGGGTAAAGTCATTCCAGCATTGAATGGCAAGTTGACAGGTATGGCGTTCCGCGTGCCAACACCGGATGTTTCTGTCGTTGATTTGACTGTGAATCTTGAACGCCCTGCTTCTTATGAGCAAATCTGTGCAACGATTAAAGAAGCTGCCGAAGGCCCTCTTAAAGGTATTCTGGATTACACCGAAGATGCTGTTGTATCAAATGACTTTATCGGTGACAAGCACACCTCCATCTTTGATGCGTCGGCAGGTATTGCCTTGACTGACACTTTTGTCAAATTGGTAGCTTGGTACGACAACGAAGTGGGTTACTCAAACAAAGTATTAGACTTAGTGGCTCACATCCAAAAATAA
- a CDS encoding D-hexose-6-phosphate mutarotase, which yields MNTLTLRTSSASCQIALHGAHLTSYVRNGLERLFVSQQAVMDGTKAIRGGVPICWPWFGQLHADIASHKIAHGLVRNQPWDIIAQTYSAEESSVTLVPSDTHHPLWPSGLSCSIKITLGEVLEIRLISSNSSAKPIALTGALHTYFAIPDIVDIELEGFEQAHQYIDNNTTTRHDFGENPYLINDEVDRVHLLPAPSTKIVSDSPITIKHRGHDSLVVWNPGAAKAKALADLADKEYRQFVCIETALTQGFELIPGNTHELIQSID from the coding sequence ATGAATACTCTCACCTTACGGACCTCATCGGCCAGTTGCCAAATTGCGCTGCATGGCGCACACCTCACCTCTTATGTGCGCAATGGATTGGAGCGTTTGTTTGTTTCGCAGCAAGCTGTAATGGATGGCACCAAAGCGATTCGAGGCGGAGTACCGATTTGCTGGCCATGGTTTGGTCAGCTACATGCTGATATCGCTTCGCACAAAATAGCGCATGGCTTAGTGCGAAATCAACCATGGGATATTATTGCGCAAACTTACAGTGCTGAAGAGTCGTCTGTCACTCTAGTACCATCTGATACACATCATCCGTTGTGGCCATCAGGGTTATCTTGCTCAATCAAAATCACATTGGGTGAAGTGCTAGAGATACGCTTAATATCATCCAATTCCAGTGCAAAACCAATTGCGCTCACCGGTGCATTGCATACGTATTTTGCAATTCCAGATATCGTAGATATTGAACTTGAGGGTTTTGAGCAAGCACATCAATATATTGATAACAATACCACTACACGACATGATTTTGGCGAAAATCCCTATCTAATTAACGATGAAGTTGACCGTGTCCATTTGCTGCCAGCGCCATCAACCAAAATCGTAAGCGATTCCCCTATCACAATAAAGCACAGAGGGCATGACTCACTTGTCGTATGGAACCCTGGCGCTGCTAAAGCAAAAGCACTCGCGGATTTAGCTGATAAAGAGTATCGACAGTTTGTCTGTATCGAAACTGCTCTTACCCAAGGATTTGAGTTAATTCCTGGAAACACCCATGAGCTAATACAGTCGATTGACTGA
- a CDS encoding bifunctional 4-hydroxy-2-oxoglutarate aldolase/2-dehydro-3-deoxy-phosphogluconate aldolase — MSQSWQYSVQDVFATSPVVPVLVIKKLEHAVPLAKALIAGGINILEVTLRTPVALEAIELIAKELPDAMIGAGTVTNAEQLQQVTDAGAKFAISPGMTAELLAAGKAGPIALIPGISSTSDLMRARDAGYTHLKFFPAEAVGGVKAIKSIAGPFPDMVFCPTGGISLSNYHDYLALPNIHCVGGSWLAPDALMDAGDWDAITQLAKEAVEGANAVA, encoded by the coding sequence ATGAGTCAGTCATGGCAATACTCAGTACAAGACGTGTTCGCAACATCACCTGTTGTTCCTGTGCTTGTGATCAAAAAATTAGAACACGCAGTGCCATTAGCCAAAGCATTGATTGCTGGCGGGATTAATATTTTGGAAGTGACGTTGCGTACTCCTGTGGCTCTAGAGGCCATTGAATTGATCGCAAAAGAATTACCGGATGCGATGATTGGCGCGGGTACCGTAACCAATGCAGAACAGTTACAACAAGTGACCGATGCGGGCGCTAAATTTGCGATCAGCCCAGGTATGACTGCAGAGTTATTAGCTGCTGGTAAAGCAGGACCAATTGCGCTGATCCCAGGTATTTCCTCTACCTCTGATTTGATGCGCGCTCGCGATGCTGGATATACCCATCTAAAGTTTTTCCCAGCAGAAGCGGTGGGTGGTGTAAAAGCCATTAAATCGATTGCAGGTCCGTTCCCAGATATGGTGTTCTGCCCAACAGGTGGGATCAGTTTATCTAACTATCACGATTATTTGGCCTTACCTAATATTCATTGCGTGGGAGGCTCATGGCTTGCACCGGATGCGTTGATGGATGCCGGTGATTGGGATGCGATTACCCAACTTGCTAAAGAAGCGGTGGAAGGAGCAAACGCCGTCGCGTAA